Genomic DNA from Candidatus Nitrosopumilus koreensis AR1:
AATCGTTGACATTTTAAAACCTGGACTTTTGGGAAACTTTAAGGAATTTTGTGAATACTTTTGCTATGTTAATGAAAAAGGAAAAGCAATCGTACTTGAAAACAAACGTGCATCATTGAGAAATGAGTTGCAAAAACATGTTATGCTTCGACGAAAAAAATCTGATGTACTAAAAGAACTCAAAGATAAGGTTCGCTACAAGGAAGTCATTGCTGCAGACACTGATTACTATCTTGAGGAATTAGATAAAATCTGGAAGAAACTAGAAGAAGAGCAAAAAGATGCTGACTCTGAGTTTTCAAAATCTGCCTCATACCATCGTGCCATCCAAAGTGAAAGGCAAATTGCAGGACTGGCAAAACTTCCACACGTAATTAATTTTGTAAAAAACATTATGGAGATAGAGGAAAGCGTTGTTGTATTTTGTCATCATAAGGTAATTCACAAGTTGCTTCATGAAAGCCTTCAAGAGTTCGCCCCAGTATCTATTATTGGTGGGCAGTCTGATTCTGTAAGACAAGACCAGATAGACAAATTCCAAAAAGGCGAATCAAAACTAATGATTGCAGGAATTCGCGCAGGAAACGTCGGTATCAATCTTACTAAAGCAAAATACGTTATCTTTGCAGAACTTGATTGGAGCCCTGCAATACATAGACAGGCAGAAGACAGACTCCATAGAATAGGTCAAAAAAATACCGTATTTGCATATTATCTGATTGGAAATGGCACCCTAGATGATCATGTCGCAGATGTTCTAGTTGACAAAAGCTACGAAATTGATGAAATTATGGATGAGAGCGCTGAAAACTTTGAAAACAAGGACAAGGCAAAACTCATTCTTGCACAAATACAAGACAAAATACGTGCAAAATAGTCTAAATGTCTAATTTCTTTTTTAGTGCTGATAACTTTTCAACAATGTTTGTTTTCTTGTCTGGTTCTATTGATGAATCCTGAATCTCTTTTACTACTTCATCTATAATACTTAGAATCTCAACTTCTTGTGCTACTTGTCCGAACTTTATTTTATCAAACCCTTCTGTCTCTGTTTTATCA
This window encodes:
- a CDS encoding DEAD/DEAH box helicase, with protein sequence METSMENIGTLEYVLDKYSKVWCWKITGERAVSMISRLVPEAWYGENVNEVIVTDNTENVKQIKLILDRYPLEILSKTTWQRKIIKTYAPKPTLPPVKHKLKRAKTGEQFRGKLLNFQKEGLDFLMKSSGNALLADEMGLGKTVQTLSYVATEKQTFPVLVVAPLVTLNNWEREIEKFLKKKSRNGRIVENESPSVTLIRTGKRKELPKSDIYVINYELLFKRYDDLANVGIKTIVCDEVHNLRSKTTQKYKSIKKLAALPSVSYRIGLSGTPIYNRGSEIWPIVDILKPGLLGNFKEFCEYFCYVNEKGKAIVLENKRASLRNELQKHVMLRRKKSDVLKELKDKVRYKEVIAADTDYYLEELDKIWKKLEEEQKDADSEFSKSASYHRAIQSERQIAGLAKLPHVINFVKNIMEIEESVVVFCHHKVIHKLLHESLQEFAPVSIIGGQSDSVRQDQIDKFQKGESKLMIAGIRAGNVGINLTKAKYVIFAELDWSPAIHRQAEDRLHRIGQKNTVFAYYLIGNGTLDDHVADVLVDKSYEIDEIMDESAENFENKDKAKLILAQIQDKIRAK